In Coffea eugenioides isolate CCC68of chromosome 4, Ceug_1.0, whole genome shotgun sequence, the genomic stretch TTGAGAATTTTCACTGGCCAAATTTGCAATTTTTCGAAGTGAGGTGGCTCCATTGACAACTGgacatttcttttcttctagtaAAAAACGTATGAGGAAACAACTGAGGTAATGGATGCAGCATTTGTGCTGCAAATGTTCTTATGCTGGATGGCAGCTTGATGACATATTGAACAACTGGTTCAAGCACATGTTTAACTTTGCCTTGATTAACCAGTCTCCTTTTAATTGCAGAGGCTAATGTTTTCAAGGAAGTTGCAAGGCTTGCCACCCACACCATCTTAGGTGCTTGCGGTCTGGAGCAGCCAAAGCACGGAATTCATCCCTCCCAAAGTTCTGTGTGCTGCCATGAAAAGGACAATCAACACTTCCGAAAATCTACTCTGATGCCTAATTCTTGCAGAGAgtgtttttatgtgtttgtAAAGGATGTGGTGAGTGCCATTATGTATGAGAGAATAAGGCATGTGAATACATAGTGACGAGACGTGAATCTTTGTACAAGTCCATTGGATGGTGATGCAGGGGAATGTCGTGCCCACCTTACCATCCAGCCATTTGAAGTCCGGGAGGTGCATTTTTACAGCTTCCTGGCTGTAAGTTTTAGGCATTCATTTGTCTGATCAAGTTGTATAAATTCATCCTCGACCAATTCTTATCATTTTTCCTGACAATGAAATGTATTAGGATCAAGGAGCTCATTTATTTAGTCAACTATAAAGAAGTAGCCATTTCAATCTCTCTTGCTTTTTATGAAATTGAATTCAAACGTGCGTAGCAAAGCCCATTGATGGTTGCATCTGATGCCCATGCATATAGATGGCAACCGACATGTTAAGAGAGCTAGTTTAGCGCAATTCTGGCTCATCTGGACCGATCCAGACCTTAGCGATTAAGTACGCAAGCAGAATAACAAGCCAGCCAACAAAATGATATATACGTACCTATAATTTTCATATTAGCCAGCCAACAAGCTGATATATACATAGCTGTAATTTTCATAGTAGTCAGCCAACAAGCTGATCGTTTCTTATGAACAGCTGATCGTTGATGCCTAATCCCAAAACTATTTACATCTTTTTCTCGCATCACTATTACAACGCTTCTTGATGTGAAGGCTCGGAATCCAACCCTAAAAAACAGATCTCAAGCTCTCACATGCTTCGAAAGGTTTGCTTCATCTTGTACTAACTACAACTATACATTCAGTATGTTTAAAGGTCATCTCAAGTCACTCACTCAAAACTCGCCTGCAGTTCCCTGCCTTTGCCTCTGTTTCAGTGCAATGCTTGACGATTTACGATTAGCAAATGCAGATCCAAGAAGCTCCTGGAATTTAGAAAGAAATAGGATCCATTCTTCCTCACTTAGGTCTGCCAAATTGACAAAGCCAATTGTTATTGGAAGCAACTCTTTGCCACTTCTTCTTTGTGCACATGTAGTGCCAGCCAAACAAGCAAGTTTGGGTTTCTGCCTGCTACTTTTCACCAAGCCAATTTTCTTTAGAGACTTCGAAAGCTTTACAGCATTAGAAAAGTAGTTAAGATCCAGCTCATGTCCAGAGTAGTCTGTGCAAGTTCTCTCATCATGAATCTCAGCGTCTTCCTTTCCAAGGAACTGCAGTTTGGAAACAGCATTCAGGCCATTTACAGAGTTGCGCTGTAACAAAGATGGCAATTTGGGGGTTAAGTCTTCCTGTATTTCTTGGCAAAGGCTTGTATCCTCATTATCCATGTCAAACTGATACTCTTGATCTCTTAATTCATTATCAATAGGCAATGAAGCTTCTCTAAGTGTCCCCCTTGCCTCCAAGCAAACACTCTCGAGCTCACTTGGCTCTTCCCCATGACCACTGTACTCCCTAGACATCATCTCACCAATCTCAGCAAGACAGAGCCCAAACTTTGTTGCTTCCTTGAGGAAAGTAGTGCTAAGTACCAACATCCTAAGACATGCCTCCCGCATCATCGGCAACTCAGCACGCAGCATCTCACAATCACGAATAGGATCAAGGTTCCTTATATACTCTCGCTCTTCCTCAGAAAAGGGAATTGAAGCCTGTGGCCAGTGTATCCATTCAAAATATGGATCCTCCAAACCTTCTGGCAGGCAAAGGCCATGATCAATGGggatgagctcaacttgaccaAACTTTCCAAAACCATCAAGCTTCCTGACCAGAAGATTTCCTGCATGCCTGTCAGTGTTAAAAATCCTAACATCTAGTATACCGATCCTATGTACGGCAGAAACTGGAAAACTAGTGGTCCCAAGATCACTAGCATCAAAGTCATGGCGAACAAAATGCTGAAGAGACGCAATCTTGCTGACCACTCCCATATTGTGAGGCTTGTTCCCATTTACACAGTCATTTACGTTGAAAACTGAATGAGAAATCTTGACGAGAGCAGTAGGAGGCACATTTGCAAAGTGATCATAGTCCAAAAGATAGGCTGCCACTTCTCGATAACCTGTTTCTCCAACCCTCACAGACCACTTAAGGCCAGGCTGTCCAAGAGAATTCCCTGAGAACCCCTTGGGGTTATTTGGCGCAAAAGGCTCCTCATCAGTTGGCTTAACAATGGCAACAGATTCTCCTTTACAGTTTCGAAAATAATAAACACCTCCTAGTCCACTATTGACAGGAATTGGATCAACCCCACTCTTGATAGCCCTTACAATCTCTTTAACCACTTTACTTGTTCTACCAAAGCAATTAGACTGACCAAGAATCTCAACAATACCACTTTTATCTCTTCGTTGATCAGCCTTCCCAGTAGGTGATAGGCATGGAGTTGATGAGCTTCTATGCATCATGTTTCTGGTGAGAAGCAATGGGCAATCCTTTCGAACAGCTGTAAGATCATTGTTCAGTATCATATCTCCAAATGTCAAAGAGCTTCCATCAGTGGGAACATCAAGGGCAAGCTGCAACCTTTTCTT encodes the following:
- the LOC113768486 gene encoding phosphatidylinositol 4-kinase gamma 7-like — encoded protein: MLKIMSPKLDGPVQVQMAVDMLSNSPSSSNCHGNKSTEGKLSLPPSPRRRIFVQTERGHVLGMELDRRDNASMVKKRLQLALDVPTDGSSLTFGDMILNNDLTAVRKDCPLLLTRNMMHRSSSTPCLSPTGKADQRRDKSGIVEILGQSNCFGRTSKVVKEIVRAIKSGVDPIPVNSGLGGVYYFRNCKGESVAIVKPTDEEPFAPNNPKGFSGNSLGQPGLKWSVRVGETGYREVAAYLLDYDHFANVPPTALVKISHSVFNVNDCVNGNKPHNMGVVSKIASLQHFVRHDFDASDLGTTSFPVSAVHRIGILDVRIFNTDRHAGNLLVRKLDGFGKFGQVELIPIDHGLCLPEGLEDPYFEWIHWPQASIPFSEEEREYIRNLDPIRDCEMLRAELPMMREACLRMLVLSTTFLKEATKFGLCLAEIGEMMSREYSGHGEEPSELESVCLEARGTLREASLPIDNELRDQEYQFDMDNEDTSLCQEIQEDLTPKLPSLLQRNSVNGLNAVSKLQFLGKEDAEIHDERTCTDYSGHELDLNYFSNAVKLSKSLKKIGLVKSSRQKPKLACLAGTTCAQRRSGKELLPITIGFVNLADLSEEEWILFLSKFQELLGSAFANRKSSSIALKQRQRQGTAGEF